The Flavivirga eckloniae genomic interval GGAGTATATGTTGCCGATAATCCTTTAGGACCATTTGTATTACAAGCTCATAATCCTATTTCGTTTAAGCCCGGAGGTTATATTCCCGGAGCAGGACATGGGAGTACTTTTGCTGATAAGTATGGAAACTATTGGCACATAACATCGGGTGTAGTTAGGGACAAACAAGCATTTGAACGTCGATTAGTCATGTATCCTACTTTTTTCGATGAAGAGGGAGTGATGTATTGCAACACAAAGTTTGGCGATTATCCGATGCTTTTGCCTCAAAAGAAGATTACTAAACCTGATGATTTCCATCCCGGATGGATGCTATTATCATATAAAAAGGACGTAACAGTTTCTTCGTCCTTAGATGAAAAGGTAGCCGAAAACATGGTGGATGAAAACATTCGAACGTATTGGGCTGCACAATCGGGAGAGTCTTCGGAATGGGCATCAATCGATCTGGGCGAAGAATACCTCGTAAGAGCAATACAGCTTAATTTTGCAGAGCATAACGCACAGCTATATGGAAGAGTATCTGGGATAAAACACCGTTATTCAATTGATTATTCAAGCGATGGCAAAGCATGGCAATCCTTAGTGGACCAATCTAAAAGTGAAACCGATAATACGCACAATTACTTTCAGCTTAATGCACCCGTTTCTTGTCGTTATATTCGAGTAAATAACAAGGAAGTTCCGGGTGGTAGCTTTGCTATTTCTGGCTTACGCGTTTTTGGTGATGGAAATGAAGATCATCCTGGGCCATCAAAGATTGTTAGTTCGAGGGATAAGGAAGATAAGTGCAGTGTTAAATTAAGCTGGACAAAATCTGAAAATGCCATTGGCTATCATATTAAATTTGGTTTGTCACCCGACAAATTATATAACAATGTAATGGTTTTTGATACCACATCCTATCAATTAAACTGTTTGAATGCAAGTGAAGAATACTTCTTTGATATAGAGCCTTTTAATGAATCTAGTGATTAATTAGTTTAAACTTATTGTGTTTTTTTGAATTAGACAATTATTACATAAGAACTTCCAAATAAATAGTAAAATGAAACAAATACTTATTGTTGCCTTGTCATTAATTTCCATGTGGACAAGTGCCCAGAGTTTAGGAGTGTACTTGTCTCCCAAAGGCAATGATGCTAATAATGGAACTGAATTATCACCCATAAAAAGTGTAGCTGGAGCACGTGAACTGATAACGAAAGCTTTTAGTAGAAATACTTACGACGAAGTTAAGGTGTTATTTACCAAAGGTGATTATAAAATCAGTGAAGAGCTGGTCTTTGACAGTACCTTGTTTACTGGCAAAGAAGCGCACTTAACGTTAAAATCATCAAGAAAGATAAAAGCCACTATCTCAGGTGGAAAACGCATTAAACAATAATTATGTACGAAAGAAGTAAACGAATATTTCTAGCTATAGTCATTTTACTTGTTAATGTAAGCAACTTATTTGCACAAGAAATATTTGTGTCTTTAGAAGGAAATGACAAACACACAGGAACTAAACAATCACCTGTTGCAACCATTGAAAAGGCATGGGAATTAGCTCAAAACGTTAAGAATGTTGATACCGTATTTATTCGAATAGAAGATGGAAGATATGAAGCAAACAAAATGATTCATCTTAAACAAGATGTATCAACTTCCATTCCTATTGTTATAAAAGCAGTTAATCCTCAAAAAGTCATTATAGCTGGAGGTAAAGCACTTCCTGTATCGGCATGGAAAAAATTAAAAAGAGGTACTGTTCATAAAATTCTAGAACCATCAGTAAGAACAAACATTTACCAAATTGATCTTAAAGATTTGGGGATTACCGATTTTGGAACACTCAAAGGACGTGGCTTTAGTAAAAATGTTTTACCAATGGAGATGGAACTTTTTTTCAATAATTCTCGAGCCACATTAGCCAGATGGCCAAATTATAATGCAGAAGCCCCATATACAGGTATGGCGAAATATGGCAAAATGACCCAGGAAGGAGCTAAACCTAGGTTTGGTGACACTTCTGGGACACCTGCAAAGTTTATTTTCAAAAATAATCGCATTAAAAAATGGGTGCTAAACGAAGATGTCTGGTTACACGGTGTTTGGGCATGGGATTGGGCAGATAGAAGAATGCCTCTTCTAGATGTAGACACAAAAGCATCTGAACTTACAGTAGGGTGTTCTTATTATGGTTTAAAATCGAATAAATATTTCTACGTTGTTAATGCCATTGCAGAACTGGATTCACCAGGTGAATATTACATCGATCGAAACCATGGTGTATTGTATTTCTGGCCTCCTGCCCCACTTAAAAAGGCGACAACCTCTGTATCAATAACAGAAAAACCTTTGCTCGTTTTAGATAATACACATCATGTTACTATTGAAGGCATTATTTTTCAAGAAGGCCGTAGTGTTGGAATAAATATAATTGGAGGTTCAAACAACATTATCGACAACTGTATTGTTCGTGCCATGGGCTCAGCAGCAGTAAATATAGGCGAAGGTCAAAAAGGCTATGAAATCATCGGTATTGGATACGGTGGTGGAAATACTGGGCTTTACGAACGTACTGGCTGGAACCGCAATGGTGGTAAAAATAACGGTTTACGAAATTGCGAAATATATGATATAGCTGCTTATGGTGTATTGCTTGGTGGTGGTGATAGAAAAACCTTAACACCTGCAGGTAATTTTGTTGAAAATTGTAATATTCATCATGTTGCCCGAGTATACGAACAAATGTTTTCCAATGTACACATTGATGGCGTTGGGAATCGTGTTTCTAATTGCGATTTGAGTTTTAATCCACATTCAGCCATCATGTTTTGGGGAAACAACCATACCATCGAATACAACGAAATACATCATTCTGTTTATAATAGTAGCGATGCTGGTGCCATTTATACTGGTCGTGATCCTTCGCAAACAGGAACCGAAATTCGCTGGAACTTCTTCCATAACATCTATGGAAATCACGATTATGAAGGTGTATTTTTCGACGACGGCGCCAGTGGACTTAAAGTACATGGCAATATTTTTTACGACATTCAGTCAAGCGGAGCTACTAAATACCATGGCGGTCAGAACAATGAATTTACAAATAATATTGTTGTTGATTGTAGTATGCCTGTTGGTTATCAGCTTTGGAATCAGTCCAGATGGAATGATTTTTTCGATTCGGATTTTATGGAAAATCGCTTATTCAATGCTGTCAATATTCTTGAAGAACCATATCTTTCAACATACCCATGGCTATATCGAATATTCGATGTGCCTTATGCTAAAAACAGTCACATTGAGGAACGAAATTATGTTACGTCTATCGATGACCCATTATTTGAAAACGGAAAAGAATTAGATTTTAGAATAAGTGATTGGCAAGCTTTAAGAGATAAAGTTCCGGGAATGCAAATTGTACCTATTGAAAAAATAGGACTAAAAAACAAAGCAAGCCGTTTAATATCGCCTGTTTTTTACATGAAAACACAACGCCTTTTCCCTGGGCACCCTTTTGAAATAGGTCCAGCTAAAATACTGGAAGGTCATGGCGATTTTGAAATTTATTATACAACCGACGGAAGTGAACCTACCCGATCTTCAAAAAAATATAGCAAGGCAGTGGTTATGGATAAACCAGCAACGATTAAAGCTAGAATTTATCAAAAAGGAATACCAGATTCATTGGCTTCAAATGTAAAAATAAAGCAATGTGAAGATCCACAGGGCACTATCTTTCTAGATGAATTATACCCTACATCAATTATTGCGCATAAGGGTATTAAATTGAATCACAATTATGCATTTTCAAACAGGGTCTATCTAGGAGGAAGAGCGTATTTACATAGCGTCATGGCATGTCCTACCGTTAAAAACAAATACTCAGAGTTAGTATACGACCTATCATTTATTAATAAGAATATTGTTTTTAAATCAGATTTTGGAATTGATAAAGTATCTAAAAACGGAAGTGTTGATTTTATTGTTAAAGGCAAAAAAGATGGTAAAACAAAAGAACTGTTTAAATCAAAAAGAATGACCAAAGGAGGAGCCTTCGAAACAGTTCAGTTGGATGTTTCAGGATACGATGAATTAATATTAATCGTTACAGACGGAAGAGATAATGTTTGGGGCGACCATGCTGTATGGGGAGAAGCTCGTTTGGAAATTTCAGAAGAATGATGTTTTGAATTCCTGCGATTTGTGCTGAACTTGCCTGTGCTGAACTTGATTCAGTATTTCAGTAAGGCAGGAATCTCCTAATCGGGAAACCTAATTAACATACAAAAGAGGCTGTCTAAAAAGCTAAGACAGTCTCTTTTTTGTTTTATAAACTTTTGTGATTGAGACTATTGACTTTGTCAGAAAAATTAACG includes:
- a CDS encoding family 43 glycosylhydrolase encodes the protein MSNLFKIMAVACISCLMNCNMQTKEIESIPTTFCNPIDISYRFCLGQEDKDPSRREAADPVIVTFKGQYYLFASKSGGYWSSDDLATWAFIETDDLPLEKYAPGVFAIGDTIYYMGSSRSNYTLHKTTDPQSGNWELAAKDIGCGGWDPDFFLDDDKRLYMYWGSGSDTYIFGIELDYANDFKCIGEPIALFKPDRTNNGWERRGDNNEDDSSGTYNEGAFMNKHNGKYYLQYATPGTQFKIYADGVYVADNPLGPFVLQAHNPISFKPGGYIPGAGHGSTFADKYGNYWHITSGVVRDKQAFERRLVMYPTFFDEEGVMYCNTKFGDYPMLLPQKKITKPDDFHPGWMLLSYKKDVTVSSSLDEKVAENMVDENIRTYWAAQSGESSEWASIDLGEEYLVRAIQLNFAEHNAQLYGRVSGIKHRYSIDYSSDGKAWQSLVDQSKSETDNTHNYFQLNAPVSCRYIRVNNKEVPGGSFAISGLRVFGDGNEDHPGPSKIVSSRDKEDKCSVKLSWTKSENAIGYHIKFGLSPDKLYNNVMVFDTTSYQLNCLNASEEYFFDIEPFNESSD
- a CDS encoding NPCBM/NEW2 domain-containing protein; this translates as MYERSKRIFLAIVILLVNVSNLFAQEIFVSLEGNDKHTGTKQSPVATIEKAWELAQNVKNVDTVFIRIEDGRYEANKMIHLKQDVSTSIPIVIKAVNPQKVIIAGGKALPVSAWKKLKRGTVHKILEPSVRTNIYQIDLKDLGITDFGTLKGRGFSKNVLPMEMELFFNNSRATLARWPNYNAEAPYTGMAKYGKMTQEGAKPRFGDTSGTPAKFIFKNNRIKKWVLNEDVWLHGVWAWDWADRRMPLLDVDTKASELTVGCSYYGLKSNKYFYVVNAIAELDSPGEYYIDRNHGVLYFWPPAPLKKATTSVSITEKPLLVLDNTHHVTIEGIIFQEGRSVGINIIGGSNNIIDNCIVRAMGSAAVNIGEGQKGYEIIGIGYGGGNTGLYERTGWNRNGGKNNGLRNCEIYDIAAYGVLLGGGDRKTLTPAGNFVENCNIHHVARVYEQMFSNVHIDGVGNRVSNCDLSFNPHSAIMFWGNNHTIEYNEIHHSVYNSSDAGAIYTGRDPSQTGTEIRWNFFHNIYGNHDYEGVFFDDGASGLKVHGNIFYDIQSSGATKYHGGQNNEFTNNIVVDCSMPVGYQLWNQSRWNDFFDSDFMENRLFNAVNILEEPYLSTYPWLYRIFDVPYAKNSHIEERNYVTSIDDPLFENGKELDFRISDWQALRDKVPGMQIVPIEKIGLKNKASRLISPVFYMKTQRLFPGHPFEIGPAKILEGHGDFEIYYTTDGSEPTRSSKKYSKAVVMDKPATIKARIYQKGIPDSLASNVKIKQCEDPQGTIFLDELYPTSIIAHKGIKLNHNYAFSNRVYLGGRAYLHSVMACPTVKNKYSELVYDLSFINKNIVFKSDFGIDKVSKNGSVDFIVKGKKDGKTKELFKSKRMTKGGAFETVQLDVSGYDELILIVTDGRDNVWGDHAVWGEARLEISEE